One genomic segment of Impatiens glandulifera chromosome 6, dImpGla2.1, whole genome shotgun sequence includes these proteins:
- the LOC124941677 gene encoding autophagy-related protein 13a-like isoform X1 yields MDLQYNSSADHGRFEQIVSQFLIKSLHMILDSRIPSVHHHNGEYFSSIPSKKSNRWFNLLLGDRPPVLDNLSFWHRNLVQPMIIDIILVQEMTDSSSRSNHTLSAAFESGKSVETLLERWTVQYEYSKSMFHQFGVESSSSSYKKMYKKLIILLRTLYSTMRMLPAYRPFRKLSSKSVETCDFDINYKVSSFGSPLSKEQENSMKPCNFSADSAHGRLSVSVTYRESLSGLNLETSTSFPPQIIVDYAVSPAADPFRAFPSRSPSSAQSQPHRPHSWTSGRTAPVYKNIGFDDYQLSPPFSPSPSSYSPNHLLNNDNFTKTRQLSETAPVSITHQMMGRSPKYQSHNLSDPNRHQLPPPSPKNTRMDSSSHDSSPLGIIRTSRKSESSKVLKDGKDDSGRFSGVLSSSGSPHFGFSGSSSRFSLQDDLDDVFSCPFIVDDVDPPPVRYRHRHDEKKGGYEHHNNSERSSTARKSQDAAVGALVHMLRTAPPLRQDPSYYNSMSSVRTEGERESSSFFLPRKMSDAIEELNGYREMKQLLLSKSVSLGTMKKV; encoded by the exons ATGGATTTGCAGTATAATTCATCAGCTGATCATGGCAGGTTTGAACAAATAGTTTCACAATTTCTTATCAAAAGTTTGCATATGATACTTGATTCTAGAATCCCATCTGTTCATCATCATAATGGTGAATACTTCTCTTCTATTCCGAGTAAAAAGAGTAATAGATGGTTCAACTTATTGCTTGGTGATCGTCCTCCTGTTTTGGATAATTTGAGTTTTTGGCATAGAAATCTTGTTCAGCCAATGATTATCGACATAATACTTGTTCAAGAAATGACAGATTCTTCATCCAGATCCAATCATACTCTTTCTGCAGCATTTGAGTCTGGGAAATCTGTTGAGACATTACTAGAAAGATGGACTGTTCAATATGAATATTCCAAATCAATGTTTCAtcaatttggtgttgaatcttcttcttcatcttataAGAAGATGTACAAGAAATTGATCATACTATTGCGTACACTTTATTCAACTATGAGAATGCTTCCTGCATATCGTCCTTTTCGAAAACTATCTTCTAAATCTGTTGAGACTTGTGATTTCGATATCAATTATAAGGTATCTTCATTTGGTTCTCCACTTTCGAAAGAACAAGAGAATTCAATGAAACCATGCAATTTTTCTGCAGACTCTGCTCATGGTAGACTCTCAGTGTCAGTTACATATCGAGAAAGTTTATCTGGTTTAAACCTAGAAACTTCTACATCATTTCCTCCACAGATAATCGTTGATTATGCTGTTAGCCCTGCTGCAGATCCATTTAGGGCTTTCCCATCTAGATCACCTTCATCAGCTCAATCTCAGCCTCATCGTCCACACAGTTGGACAAGTGGAAGAACAGCTCCTGTTTATAAGAACATTGGTTTCGATGATTACCAGCTTTCACCACCTTTCTCGCCATCTCCTTCGTCGTATTCTCCAAACCATCTTCTTAATAATGACAATTTTACGAAAACTCGCCAGTTATCTGAAACAGCTCCTGTAAGCATTACACATCAAATGATGGGGAGAAGTCCTAAATACCAATCTCACAACCTTTCTGATCCCAATCGACATCAACTTCCTCCTCCTTCTCCGAAGAACACAAGGATGGATAGTTCATCTCATGATTCTTCTCCCCTTGGTATTATAAGAACGTCGAGGAAATCAGAATCCTCGAAG GTTTTGAAAGATGGCAAAGATGATTCTGGCCGTTTTTCAGGGGTGCTATCCTCTAGTGGCTCCCCGCACTTTGGATTTTCTGGAAGCTCGAGTAGATTCTCTTTACAAGATGATTTGGATGATGTTTTTTCATGTCCTTTTATAGTTGATGATGTTGATCCTCCTCCTGTCAG ATATAGGCATAGACATGACGAGAAAAAAGGTGGATATGAACATCATAATAATTCAGAAAGATCTTCAACAGCTAGAAAATCGCAAGATGCTGCTGTGGGTGCCCTTGTTCATATGTTAAGGACAGCACCACCTTTGCGTCAAGATCCAAGTTATTATAACTCAATGTCGTCGG TTAGGACCGAAGGTGAAAGGGAATCGTCGAGCTTTTTCCTACCAAGGAAGATGTCTGATGCGATCGAGGAGTTAAACGGGTATCGCGAAATGAAACAATTGTTGCTCTCCAAAAGTGTATCCCTTGGAACAATGAAGAAAGTATAG
- the LOC124941677 gene encoding autophagy-related protein 13a-like isoform X2 yields the protein MDLQYNSSADHGRFEQIVSQFLIKSLHMILDSRIPSVHHHNGEYFSSIPSKKSNRWFNLLLGDRPPVLDNLSFWHRNLVQPMIIDIILVQEMTDSSSRSNHTLSAAFESGKSVETLLERWTVQYEYSKSMFHQFGVESSSSSYKKMYKKLIILLRTLYSTMRMLPAYRPFRKLSSKSVETCDFDINYKVSSFGSPLSKEQENSMKPCNFSADSAHGRLSVSVTYRESLSGLNLETSTSFPPQIIVDYAVSPAADPFRAFPSRSPSSAQSQPHRPHSWTSGRTAPVYKNIGFDDYQLSPPFSPSPSSYSPNHLLNNDNFTKTRQLSETAPVSITHQMMGRSPKYQSHNLSDPNRHQLPPPSPKNTRMDSSSHDSSPLGIIRTSRKSESSKVLKDGKDDSGRFSGVLSSSGSPHFGFSGSSSRFSLQDDLDDVFSCPFIVDDVDPPPVRYYKSSHMLNIL from the exons ATGGATTTGCAGTATAATTCATCAGCTGATCATGGCAGGTTTGAACAAATAGTTTCACAATTTCTTATCAAAAGTTTGCATATGATACTTGATTCTAGAATCCCATCTGTTCATCATCATAATGGTGAATACTTCTCTTCTATTCCGAGTAAAAAGAGTAATAGATGGTTCAACTTATTGCTTGGTGATCGTCCTCCTGTTTTGGATAATTTGAGTTTTTGGCATAGAAATCTTGTTCAGCCAATGATTATCGACATAATACTTGTTCAAGAAATGACAGATTCTTCATCCAGATCCAATCATACTCTTTCTGCAGCATTTGAGTCTGGGAAATCTGTTGAGACATTACTAGAAAGATGGACTGTTCAATATGAATATTCCAAATCAATGTTTCAtcaatttggtgttgaatcttcttcttcatcttataAGAAGATGTACAAGAAATTGATCATACTATTGCGTACACTTTATTCAACTATGAGAATGCTTCCTGCATATCGTCCTTTTCGAAAACTATCTTCTAAATCTGTTGAGACTTGTGATTTCGATATCAATTATAAGGTATCTTCATTTGGTTCTCCACTTTCGAAAGAACAAGAGAATTCAATGAAACCATGCAATTTTTCTGCAGACTCTGCTCATGGTAGACTCTCAGTGTCAGTTACATATCGAGAAAGTTTATCTGGTTTAAACCTAGAAACTTCTACATCATTTCCTCCACAGATAATCGTTGATTATGCTGTTAGCCCTGCTGCAGATCCATTTAGGGCTTTCCCATCTAGATCACCTTCATCAGCTCAATCTCAGCCTCATCGTCCACACAGTTGGACAAGTGGAAGAACAGCTCCTGTTTATAAGAACATTGGTTTCGATGATTACCAGCTTTCACCACCTTTCTCGCCATCTCCTTCGTCGTATTCTCCAAACCATCTTCTTAATAATGACAATTTTACGAAAACTCGCCAGTTATCTGAAACAGCTCCTGTAAGCATTACACATCAAATGATGGGGAGAAGTCCTAAATACCAATCTCACAACCTTTCTGATCCCAATCGACATCAACTTCCTCCTCCTTCTCCGAAGAACACAAGGATGGATAGTTCATCTCATGATTCTTCTCCCCTTGGTATTATAAGAACGTCGAGGAAATCAGAATCCTCGAAG GTTTTGAAAGATGGCAAAGATGATTCTGGCCGTTTTTCAGGGGTGCTATCCTCTAGTGGCTCCCCGCACTTTGGATTTTCTGGAAGCTCGAGTAGATTCTCTTTACAAGATGATTTGGATGATGTTTTTTCATGTCCTTTTATAGTTGATGATGTTGATCCTCCTCCTGTCAGGTACTACAAATCTTCTCATATGTTGAACATTTTATGA